The nucleotide window TTGAGTGCCTATTTTTGCGGTGGCGGCTACGATCAGCCGGGCCCGACGGTTCGCTTTATTTGCGATGCCCAAACGCATGAATGGCGCGCCGCTACCGCTGTCGAAAAAGACACCTACGGCTATGGCAAGGGCGAATACCCGGGCCAAATCAAGAACGGCCGTGTCGATAAAGAAAAGTATTATGTCTACGATGACGCAACCAAGAAGTGGCGTGTCGCTACAAGTGACGACATCCAGGAATTCGAAGATCTCGAAGACGTGTACAAGAGCCTGCAGCCGGGCGAAAAGGTCATCTTCTTCTTGCGCCATGCCAAGCGTAGCGACGATACCGGCAAGAAGGGGCATTTGACCGATGACGGTAAGACCCAGTCGCAGGATGTGGGCGCCAAGCTGAAGGGCGAAGACATTTATTTTGCAAACTCGACCTACACTCGAAGCATGGAAACCTGCGAAAATATTGCTAAGGGTGCCGGTGCTAGCTACTCTGAAAATACGATTGAAGCGCTTGATGGCGAATGGTACGTGAAGGACAACAGCAAACTCGAACAGTACAAGAGCAACAATGGCGGCGGCTGGGTCGTGGCTTCTGAATATGCGTACAAGGGCTCGTACTCTGATGCGTTCTACGACCTTCAAAATTACAGCGAAAACTTTATTACCGAAATTATCAAGCCTGAATTTGCGAATGTGAAAAAAGTGGGTGTATTCATTTCGCACGACATGTTTGTGGTTCCGCTGACGGCGTATTTCACCGACAAGAAGGTGAACCTGCGCTACTTTGATACCAAGCAATGGATCAACTACCTGGCGGGCCTTGCAATCATCATGGGGAAAGACGGAACCATTCGTTATGTTCCGGTGAGGGGACTAGATTCCGGAACCATGACGATGTAGGTCGCGTATGAGAAAAAAATGGTGTGTGGAATGTTTGGGTGCTGCCCTGGCAGTATCCCTATTCTTGTTTGGGTGCAGTGCAGAAAATAATGGCGGTGTTGCAAATGGTGGCGAATCTGCAAACGGGGACCCAGCAGAGGTAAAGCCCGATACCCAGGCGGTTCAAGTGGTCGAACCGATTGATGCGCCGCTCTATGTCTTTGAAATTCTAGAAGAACGTATCGCCGCGGCTGATTCTACCGATTCGGTCAAGGTGTCCCATATAGTGGACCTTTTGGCGCGCCCCCGTGTAGAGCAGCACTTGATGAACCATGTCCCGTTGGATTCTGCCGTGGAACGTGCGAAGTACGAAACGCTCGCGGCCTTTGGTGTAGATTCCCTGCAGTATGCGATGGATTCTAACGCCGTGCTGCTTGCCATTGCGGCAATGATGCAGAACCGCTTGAGTAAAGAAGAATCGCAGAATTTTATTGGCACTTTGGGCGAAGACCTGAAGGGCGATGGCGTATGGAATGACCCTAACTGGAAAATCCAGGTTGCCGACTGGATTGTAGGGCTCGATAGCAACTGGCGCTACGGCGAAATTCGGAATAACGTAACGTCGGCCTACGGCGGGAATGTGCCGAATTTCGAACGCTACATGCGCAGCTTTATCCCGCTTGCTTACGCCTTTGAACCTTGCACCGAAGCAAACGCGGGAACTGTCGTACATGTGAACCAGGGTCAGAGCGCTTATTTTGCAAACGATTACGAAACGTCGGACCATTCGGCGGTACGCTTTATTTGCGATGCGAATGGATTCCAGTGGCGCCTTGCGCAACCCATGGAAAAAGATACGGTGGGCTTTGGTCCGGGCGAATACGAAAAGGAAATCCGCGAAGGCCGCGTCATCCATGACAACTATTACATTTTCGATACCGGCGCTTGGCGCCTTGCCACCCCGCAAGAGGCCGACGGCTTTACCGATTTGGTCGAAGTCTATGCGAACTTGGCTGCCGACGAAAAGGTCGTGTTCATTATCCGCCACAGTGAACGCACCGGCGAGACAGGCGCAAAGGGCCACTTGACTGACAACGGAAAAAAGTACGCCCAGGATTTGGGAAAACGCCTTGCCGCCGTGAATCAGGAAAAGTTCTACTTCGGCTATTCGGGCTATACCCGCACCCTGGAAACCTGCGAAAACATTGCCGCGGGTTATGGTCAGTCGAAATACGATTTGGAAGTGTTTGCCGGGCTCGATGGCGACTGGTACATGAAAGACAGCTTGAAGTTTGAAAACTATTCGAACTCCGATGGCGGCGGCTGGGTCGTGTGTTCCAAGTATGCCTTTTTAGGGGCTTACCCGGATGTGTTCTATGATTTGGAAACGCGAAGCGAAGAATTGCTGCAGAATGAAATTTTGGCGAATTTGGGCAAAATGAGGCGGGTAAACTTCTTGGTTACGCATGACTATCTTGTTGTCCCGCTGCTTGCCTATGTAACGAACGGGCACGCGAATGTGCGCTTTTACGAAAAATGGAAATGGGTGAATTACATGGCCGGGGTAGCCATGATTATCTCTGCCGACGGTTCGGCGCGATATATTCCCGTAAAAGGCCTCGAAACCGGGGTGATGTAGCTTTCGGCGGCACTAACCAAGTGCCGCTTTTTCTAAATTTTCACCGCTGATTTTTACAAAACAGAAACCCAAAAGAATGGATTGAATCCAATATGAACGAAACACAGACCAATGCACCCGAAGCTCAGGAAGTGGCTCCCGCCGCAGCCCCGGCCCAGGATGTGCAGCAGCCGGCTCTCGTTGCACCGCAACCTGAAGCAAAGGTGAAGGGCAAGTTCGACGAACAGCTCGGACTCATGCTCCCCTCCGATGCCGCCCAGGTTCAGGCGCAGCTTTCTATGCCGGGTATGAATGACGATATGGTTTACAAGATCGTGGAAACCCACTCTGGTAACCATTCGGTTCTCTATAAGACCTACGATCAGGCAGTTCTTGCACGCGACGTTCGCGATTCTATCGAAAACGCCGGCGGCCACAAGGTGTTGCCCATCGCCAAGGCCAAGCTGGGCTCGACCTACTGCAAGGGCGAATTTTCGACCGAACAGGGTTGTAAGGGCGACTCCGACACCTTCGGTATCGGCTCCCTGATCGAATTCCAGGCTACCGGTCTTATCGTGGTGATGGTGGTTATCGTGGGCCTCACGGTGCTCTGCTACCTCACGAACTTCATCATGGCCAAGCTCGGCCTCAACAAGGACAAGGCTCCGGCACCTGCAGTTAAGGCTGCCCCGGCCGCCGCTCCCGCCGCTCCCGCTCCGGGAACTATCGGTCCTGCCCACTGCGACTGGGATCCGAACGCAAAGAGCGTTCATCCGGGCTTCACCAACAAGCAGCTCCAGGCTTTCCTCGGCATTGCCGCCGTGGCAGCCCTCGAAGAACACCCGGGCATGAGCAACGACCAGTTCCTCGCCCTCGTGACCGCAGCGGCGACCCAGGCTATCGGTCAGCCCTGCCGCGTGACTGCTTACAGAAACATCAACTCTCCTGCTTGGACGATCGTCAAGTAAGGTAAACTTTTAAAACTCAACAGGCTTTTAAGCCAGGAAATATCAAAATGAAGAAAACCGTCCGTATCAGTTTCGAAGGCAAGACCTACGATGTCGAAGTAGAAGTTCTTGATTCCAATGCCGCCGTTGCCGCCGCTCCTGCTGCAGCTCCCGCTGCCGCTCCGGCTCCTGCCGCCGCTCCTGCTGTTGCCGGTGGTACCGAAGTCAAGAGCCCGCTCGCTGGCTCCGTGTTCAAACTGAAGGTCAAGGTCGGCGACACCGTTACCGCCAACCAGGAAGTGGCTATCATCGAAGCTCTCAAGATGGAAAACCCGGTCGTCGCTCCGTGCGCCGGCACCGTGAACTCCATTGCCGTCAAGGAAACCGACACTGTCGTCGACGGCCAGACTCTCATGACCATCGCCTAAGAGGTACAGATAAATGAGTTCTCTTTTAAATTCGGTCGTTGAGTTCGCAGGCGACACCGGATTCGCATACGTCACCCCTTCGATGATCGTGATGTGGATCGTGAGTTTCGTCCTGATGTACTTGGCGATTGTCAAAAAGTATGAGCCGCTGCTGCTCTTGCCGATTTCGCTCGGCGCACTGGCGGTGAACATCCCGAGTGCGGGATTCTACGATGGTGGCTGGAGCATCGAAGGTATGTTTACCCCGACTGCCGGTCTCTATTACTACATCAGCCAGGGTATCCACCTGGAACTCTTCCCGCCCATCATCTTCTTGGGTGTGGGTGCCATGACGGACTTCGGACCGCTT belongs to Fibrobacter sp. UWB15 and includes:
- a CDS encoding histidine phosphatase family protein, producing MRKKWCVECLGAALAVSLFLFGCSAENNGGVANGGESANGDPAEVKPDTQAVQVVEPIDAPLYVFEILEERIAAADSTDSVKVSHIVDLLARPRVEQHLMNHVPLDSAVERAKYETLAAFGVDSLQYAMDSNAVLLAIAAMMQNRLSKEESQNFIGTLGEDLKGDGVWNDPNWKIQVADWIVGLDSNWRYGEIRNNVTSAYGGNVPNFERYMRSFIPLAYAFEPCTEANAGTVVHVNQGQSAYFANDYETSDHSAVRFICDANGFQWRLAQPMEKDTVGFGPGEYEKEIREGRVIHDNYYIFDTGAWRLATPQEADGFTDLVEVYANLAADEKVVFIIRHSERTGETGAKGHLTDNGKKYAQDLGKRLAAVNQEKFYFGYSGYTRTLETCENIAAGYGQSKYDLEVFAGLDGDWYMKDSLKFENYSNSDGGGWVVCSKYAFLGAYPDVFYDLETRSEELLQNEILANLGKMRRVNFLVTHDYLVVPLLAYVTNGHANVRFYEKWKWVNYMAGVAMIISADGSARYIPVKGLETGVM
- a CDS encoding acetyl-CoA carboxylase biotin carboxyl carrier protein subunit, which encodes MKKTVRISFEGKTYDVEVEVLDSNAAVAAAPAAAPAAAPAPAAAPAVAGGTEVKSPLAGSVFKLKVKVGDTVTANQEVAIIEALKMENPVVAPCAGTVNSIAVKETDTVVDGQTLMTIA